A portion of the Lentisphaerota bacterium genome contains these proteins:
- a CDS encoding undecaprenyl diphosphate synthase family protein, producing the protein SELVVTPVLWPDFSADDFRAALEAYAERDRRFGGIRGGDALRGGTVG; encoded by the coding sequence ACAGCGAGCTGGTGGTCACGCCGGTGCTGTGGCCCGATTTCAGCGCGGACGATTTTCGCGCCGCCCTGGAGGCCTACGCGGAGCGGGATCGGCGCTTCGGCGGCATTCGAGGAGGCGACGCGCTTCGGGGAGGGACCGTGGGATGA